From a single Calothrix sp. NIES-2098 genomic region:
- a CDS encoding binding-protein-dependent transport systems inner membrane component, with translation MSMTKRQMPSFLRFPKNPNLSQRLMLIGLVITLFFLFLAFFAPVFQAWGWLQNPKDLLSNPIHEPPSGKYWFGTSRLGHDVFSRTIFGAQAALQVVILATALSMVIGVPLGMVSGYLGGRLDKILLFLMDSIYTLPGLLLSVTLAFVVGRGILNAAIAISIAYIPQYYRVVRNHTVSVKTEVFIEAAQAMGASTWVVLSRYLFFNVIQSVPVLFTLNAADAILVLGGLGFLGLGLPEEVPEWGHDLKQALEALPTGIWWTTLFPGLAMTLMVVGLSLLGEGLNEFVNPRLRRQNSIRK, from the coding sequence ATGTCCATGACAAAACGGCAAATGCCGTCATTCTTACGCTTTCCCAAAAATCCGAATCTTTCTCAACGACTAATGTTGATTGGGTTAGTCATTACCCTGTTTTTTTTATTCCTAGCGTTCTTCGCACCCGTATTTCAGGCTTGGGGATGGCTGCAAAATCCCAAAGATTTGTTAAGTAACCCGATTCACGAACCACCTTCAGGCAAATATTGGTTTGGCACTAGTCGCCTAGGCCATGATGTCTTCTCTCGCACAATTTTTGGTGCTCAAGCTGCTTTGCAAGTGGTGATATTAGCAACAGCACTGAGTATGGTCATTGGTGTGCCTTTAGGTATGGTCAGCGGCTATCTTGGCGGTAGATTGGATAAGATATTGCTATTTCTCATGGATAGCATTTATACCTTACCTGGACTATTGCTATCAGTGACGTTGGCATTTGTGGTAGGGCGAGGGATATTAAATGCCGCGATCGCTATTAGTATTGCCTACATTCCTCAATATTACCGAGTTGTTCGCAACCACACGGTCAGCGTGAAAACTGAGGTGTTCATTGAAGCTGCGCAAGCAATGGGCGCTTCTACTTGGGTTGTGCTGTCTCGATATTTATTTTTCAACGTCATTCAAAGCGTACCTGTATTATTTACCCTCAATGCCGCCGATGCGATTTTAGTCTTAGGTGGTTTGGGATTTTTAGGTTTAGGATTGCCAGAAGAAGTCCCAGAGTGGGGACATGATTTAAAACAAGCACTAGAAGCACTACCTACTGGCATTTGGTGGACTACACTTTTCCCCGGTTTAGCGATGACATTGATGGTGGTAGGGTTATCACTACTTGGGGAAGGTTTAAATGAATTTGTCAATCCTCGTTTGCGGCGACAGAATAGTATTCGGAAATAA
- a CDS encoding ROK family protein, with the protein MVNSQVIGIDLGGTAIKLGRFDLDGNCLQSLTVATPQPSTPEAVLAVMVDAIAQVDPGNQSVAVGVGTPGPADAKGRIAKIAINLTGWRDVPLADWLEAKTGKPTIVSNDANCAGLGESWLGAGRCFQNFIMLTLGTGVGGAVFLNGKLFIGHQGAGGELGLISFNPEGPMCNSGNRGSLEQYTSIAAIRRRTGKEPWELGALAAAADAEALNFWQEYGRDLGIGLTSLIYVLTPEAIVIGGGVSASFQFFLPAVKAEIEQRVMLTSRVDLQILPAELGNAAGMVGAAKLAWQNILGLP; encoded by the coding sequence GTGGTGAATTCTCAAGTAATTGGTATTGATTTGGGGGGAACAGCGATTAAGCTGGGGCGATTTGATCTAGATGGCAATTGCCTGCAATCTCTAACAGTAGCAACTCCCCAACCATCCACGCCAGAGGCTGTGCTGGCGGTGATGGTGGATGCGATCGCCCAAGTCGATCCAGGTAATCAATCTGTGGCAGTTGGTGTCGGTACTCCTGGCCCTGCTGATGCTAAGGGACGCATTGCAAAAATCGCCATCAACCTGACAGGATGGCGTGATGTTCCCTTGGCAGATTGGTTAGAAGCGAAAACAGGCAAACCAACAATTGTTAGTAATGATGCTAATTGTGCAGGTTTGGGCGAATCTTGGTTAGGTGCGGGTCGCTGCTTTCAAAATTTTATTATGCTGACCTTGGGTACCGGTGTCGGCGGTGCGGTGTTCCTCAATGGCAAACTATTTATCGGACATCAAGGCGCTGGCGGAGAACTAGGTTTAATCAGCTTCAACCCTGAGGGGCCGATGTGTAATAGTGGTAATCGCGGTTCCTTGGAACAATACACCTCAATCGCAGCTATCCGTCGGCGCACTGGCAAGGAACCCTGGGAATTGGGCGCTTTGGCAGCCGCCGCAGATGCCGAAGCTTTAAATTTTTGGCAGGAATATGGTAGAGACTTGGGTATCGGCTTAACAAGTTTGATTTATGTGTTAACGCCAGAAGCGATCGTTATTGGTGGCGGAGTTAGTGCCAGTTTTCAGTTTTTCTTACCCGCTGTCAAAGCAGAAATTGAGCAGCGAGTGATGCTGACATCGCGTGTCGATTTACAAATTTTACCCGCAGAACTGGGTAACGCTGCGGGTATGGTGGGTGCAGCAAAGTTGGCATGGCAAAATATTTTGGGATTACCATAA
- a CDS encoding ribulose bisphosphate carboxylase small chain → MSYYIAPRFLDKLGVHITKNFLDLPGVRVPLILGIHGRKGEGKSFQCELVFEKMGVEVTHISGGELESPDAGDPARLIRLRYRETAELIKVRGKMCVLMINDLDAGAGRFDEGTQYTVNTQLVNATLMNIADNPTDVQLPGSYDSTPLRRVPIIVTGNDFSTLYAPLIRDGRMEKFYWEPNRDDKVGIVGGIFEPDGLSQREIEQLVDTFANQSIDFFSALRSRIYDEQIREFIHQVGFERVSLRVVNSLEGPPAFKKPDFSLSHLIESGHLMVGEQKRVENSQLVDEYNRLNRGRSYQAAPPAEVTPTSQPSNNGGNQAPKTNGFGKEVSSPHLTLETQEQIRQILAQGYTINIEHVDERRFRTGSWQSCLNTHIDAHSDAISALESCLAEYSGEYLRLVGIDPKAKRRVIETIIQRPNGKN, encoded by the coding sequence ATGAGTTACTACATTGCTCCTCGCTTTTTGGATAAACTCGGTGTCCACATTACGAAAAACTTCTTAGATCTTCCTGGGGTGCGAGTACCCTTGATTTTAGGAATTCACGGACGGAAAGGTGAAGGAAAGTCTTTTCAATGTGAGTTAGTCTTCGAGAAAATGGGCGTTGAAGTGACTCACATCTCTGGTGGAGAATTGGAAAGTCCGGATGCAGGAGATCCAGCGCGTTTAATTCGGCTGCGCTATCGGGAAACAGCAGAATTAATCAAAGTGCGCGGTAAAATGTGCGTGCTAATGATTAACGATCTAGATGCAGGTGCAGGACGCTTTGATGAAGGCACTCAATATACTGTAAATACGCAGTTGGTGAATGCCACATTGATGAATATTGCTGATAATCCCACAGATGTACAGTTACCTGGAAGCTACGATTCTACACCTTTGCGTCGCGTGCCGATTATTGTCACAGGAAATGATTTTTCTACACTTTATGCGCCATTAATTCGCGATGGTCGTATGGAGAAATTTTACTGGGAACCTAACCGTGACGATAAAGTGGGGATTGTTGGCGGAATTTTTGAACCAGATGGACTTTCTCAGCGAGAAATTGAACAGTTAGTTGATACTTTTGCCAATCAATCGATTGACTTTTTTAGCGCTTTGCGATCGCGTATTTATGACGAACAAATCCGGGAATTTATCCATCAAGTAGGATTTGAGCGTGTTTCCTTACGTGTGGTGAACAGCCTAGAAGGGCCACCAGCATTTAAAAAGCCAGATTTTAGCCTGTCTCATTTGATTGAATCTGGTCACTTGATGGTAGGTGAACAAAAACGGGTGGAAAATTCCCAGTTGGTTGATGAGTACAATCGCCTCAATCGCGGTAGAAGTTATCAAGCTGCGCCACCTGCTGAGGTGACACCAACTAGTCAGCCGTCAAACAATGGTGGAAATCAAGCCCCAAAAACTAACGGTTTTGGGAAGGAAGTATCGAGTCCACATTTAACCCTAGAGACACAAGAACAGATTCGGCAAATTTTGGCTCAAGGTTACACGATTAATATTGAACACGTTGATGAACGCCGTTTCCGTACAGGTTCTTGGCAAAGTTGTCTTAACACCCACATCGATGCCCACTCAGATGCAATCTCAGCTTTAGAATCATGTCTAGCTGAATATAGCGGTGAGTACCTGCGCTTGGTAGGAATCGATCCGAAGGCGAAGCGACGGGTGATAGAAACGATTATTCAGCGTCCGAATGGGAAAAATTAG
- a CDS encoding GDSL family lipase → MKRIMNSIHRSDLRICFVGDSFVNGTGDPEYLGWTGRICVNANQKGYDITHYNLGIRRDTSTDIAKRWLQEVSVRLPKDAYGRVVFSFGLNDTTIENGKTRVDLIDSIRNARKILTEAKQLYPVLMIGPAPYAEPEDPQRKKRISDLSKQFASVCQELNIPYLDIFPILEKSTIWSDEAIGNDGVHPNAGGYREFARIVENWNAWLSWFPYNLIDQPKLG, encoded by the coding sequence ATGAAACGAATTATGAATTCAATACATCGATCGGATCTCAGAATTTGTTTTGTTGGTGACTCTTTTGTTAACGGTACTGGCGATCCTGAGTATCTAGGTTGGACAGGCAGAATATGCGTTAATGCTAATCAAAAAGGTTATGACATAACTCACTATAATTTAGGAATTAGGCGAGATACGAGTACCGATATAGCAAAGCGTTGGTTGCAAGAAGTATCAGTTCGTCTACCTAAAGATGCTTATGGCAGAGTTGTATTTTCTTTTGGGCTAAATGACACAACAATAGAAAATGGTAAAACTCGTGTAGATCTGATAGATTCCATCAGAAATGCTCGCAAAATTTTAACTGAAGCCAAGCAGTTATATCCTGTTTTGATGATTGGCCCAGCACCATATGCAGAACCAGAAGACCCCCAAAGAAAAAAGAGAATTAGCGATTTATCGAAACAGTTTGCATCGGTTTGTCAGGAATTAAATATTCCTTATTTAGACATTTTTCCTATATTAGAAAAATCAACTATTTGGAGTGATGAAGCCATAGGAAATGATGGCGTTCATCCAAATGCAGGTGGTTATAGAGAATTTGCCCGAATCGTGGAAAATTGGAACGCTTGGTTAAGTTGGTTTCCTTATAACTTAATCGATCAACCAAAGTTAGGATAG
- a CDS encoding ribulose-bisphosphate carboxylase has translation MQTLPKERRYETLSYLPPLSDAQIAKQIQYILSQGYIPAVEFNETSEPTEFFWTMWKLPLFGAKTTQEVLNEVQACRSQYSNQYIRVVGFDNIKQCQVLSFIVHKPSRY, from the coding sequence ATGCAAACTTTACCAAAAGAGCGTCGTTACGAAACCCTTTCTTATCTACCTCCCCTGTCTGACGCTCAAATTGCCAAGCAGATCCAGTACATTTTGAGCCAAGGTTATATTCCAGCAGTTGAGTTTAACGAAACTTCTGAACCAACCGAATTTTTCTGGACAATGTGGAAACTGCCTTTGTTTGGCGCTAAAACTACTCAAGAAGTACTGAACGAAGTTCAAGCTTGCCGTTCTCAGTATTCCAACCAATATATCCGGGTTGTTGGTTTTGATAATATCAAGCAGTGCCAAGTTCTCAGCTTTATCGTTCACAAACCCAGCAGATACTAA
- a CDS encoding chaperonin family protein RbcX, with protein sequence MNLKQIAKDTAKTLQSYLTYQALRTVLAQLGETNPPLAIWLHNFSADKIQDGESYIAQLLKEKPDLALRIMTVREHIAEEIAEFLPEMVRTGIQQANMEQRRQHLERITQLETSNPSLQSEQQTSSDQNLDNSSS encoded by the coding sequence ATGAATCTTAAGCAAATTGCGAAAGACACAGCCAAGACTCTCCAAAGTTACCTGACTTATCAGGCACTAAGGACTGTACTGGCACAGCTAGGCGAAACTAATCCTCCATTAGCAATTTGGTTGCATAACTTTTCCGCTGACAAAATTCAGGATGGAGAATCATATATTGCCCAGTTGTTAAAGGAGAAGCCAGATTTGGCATTGCGGATCATGACTGTTAGAGAACACATTGCTGAGGAAATTGCAGAATTCTTACCAGAAATGGTTCGTACTGGCATTCAGCAAGCCAACATGGAACAGCGTCGCCAGCATCTAGAGCGAATCACTCAATTAGAGACATCAAACCCCAGTCTGCAATCAGAACAGCAAACAAGCTCAGACCAAAATTTGGATAATTCATCCAGTTAA
- a CDS encoding ribulose-bisphosphate carboxylase, translating into MSYAQTKTQTKAGYQAGVKDYRLTYYTPDYTPKDTDILAAFRVTPQPGVPFEEAAAAVAAESSTGTWTTVWTDLLTDLDRYKGRCYDIEPVAGEDNQFIAYIAYPLDLFEEGSVTNMLTSIVGNVFGFKALRALRLEDLRIPVAYLKTFQGPPHGIQVERDKLNKYGRPLLGCTIKPKLGLSAKNYGRAVYECLRGGLDFTKDDENINSAPFQRWRDRFLFVAEAIHKAQAETGEIKGHYLNVTAPTCEQMLQRAEFAKELNMPIIMHDYLTAGFTANTTLARWCRDNGILLHIHRAMHAVIDRQKNHGIHFRVLAKTLRMSGGDHIHTGTVVGKLEGERGITMGFVDLLRENYVEQDKSRGIYFTQDWASMPGVMAVASGGIHVWHMPALVEIFGDDSVLQFGGGTLGHPWGNAPGATANRVALEACIQARNEGRNLAREGNDVIREAAKWSPELAAACELWKEIKFEFEAMDTV; encoded by the coding sequence ATGTCTTACGCTCAAACGAAGACTCAGACAAAAGCTGGGTATCAAGCCGGGGTTAAAGATTACAGACTAACTTATTACACACCGGATTACACACCAAAAGATACAGATATATTAGCGGCATTCCGTGTTACACCCCAGCCCGGAGTTCCCTTTGAAGAAGCAGCAGCGGCTGTGGCGGCTGAGTCTTCTACTGGTACTTGGACAACTGTATGGACAGACTTGTTGACCGATCTCGATCGCTACAAAGGTCGTTGCTACGATATCGAGCCGGTTGCTGGTGAAGACAACCAATTTATTGCCTACATTGCTTATCCTCTGGATCTGTTTGAAGAAGGCTCTGTCACCAACATGTTGACCTCAATCGTAGGTAACGTGTTTGGCTTCAAAGCCTTACGGGCACTGCGTCTAGAAGACTTGCGGATTCCTGTTGCTTACTTAAAGACCTTCCAAGGCCCTCCCCACGGTATTCAAGTTGAGCGTGACAAATTAAACAAATACGGTCGTCCTTTGCTGGGTTGTACCATCAAACCCAAATTGGGTCTGTCTGCTAAGAACTACGGACGTGCTGTATACGAGTGCTTGCGCGGTGGTTTGGACTTCACCAAAGACGACGAAAACATCAACTCCGCACCATTCCAAAGATGGCGCGATCGCTTCTTGTTTGTAGCAGAAGCTATTCACAAAGCTCAAGCTGAAACAGGCGAAATCAAAGGTCACTACCTGAACGTTACCGCCCCCACCTGCGAACAAATGTTGCAGCGTGCTGAGTTCGCTAAAGAACTCAATATGCCCATCATCATGCACGACTACCTCACCGCAGGTTTCACCGCTAACACCACCTTGGCTCGTTGGTGCCGTGACAACGGTATTCTATTGCACATTCACCGTGCGATGCACGCTGTAATCGACCGTCAAAAGAACCACGGTATTCACTTCCGCGTATTGGCTAAGACCCTGCGGATGTCTGGTGGCGACCACATTCACACTGGTACAGTGGTTGGTAAGTTGGAAGGTGAACGTGGTATCACAATGGGCTTCGTTGACTTGTTGCGTGAAAACTATGTTGAACAAGATAAGTCTCGCGGTATTTACTTCACCCAAGACTGGGCTTCTATGCCTGGTGTAATGGCAGTTGCTTCTGGTGGTATCCACGTATGGCACATGCCCGCACTTGTAGAAATCTTTGGTGATGACTCCGTTCTACAATTCGGTGGTGGTACCCTCGGTCACCCCTGGGGTAACGCACCAGGTGCAACCGCTAACCGCGTGGCTTTGGAAGCTTGTATCCAAGCTCGTAACGAAGGCCGTAACTTGGCTCGTGAAGGTAACGATGTTATCCGCGAAGCAGCTAAGTGGTCTCCTGAATTGGCCGCTGCTTGCGAATTGTGGAAGGAAATCAAGTTTGAATTCGAGGCAATGGATACCGTCTGA
- a CDS encoding 3-methyl-2-oxobutanoate hydroxymethyltransferase, with protein sequence MTKKITQTVKSEELAMVVTTQQLIQWKQQGRSIVALTAWDYAIAQLLDAAGVDLILVGDSMAVVLGYETTLPITLEEMLYHAKAVRRGVKRALVVVDLPFLTYQESIQQAMHSAGLVLKETGAQAVKLEGGYPAMVETIARLVQAGIPVMGHVGLTPQSVHQLGLRQQGKTQETAERILNEAIALEQAGVFAIVLEHIPTDLALRITEKLRIPTIGIGAGIHCNGQVLVTSDVLGLSERQPPFAKVYTNLRENITQAVQNYASEVRERKFP encoded by the coding sequence ATGACGAAAAAAATTACCCAAACTGTAAAATCTGAAGAATTGGCAATGGTAGTTACCACCCAGCAATTAATTCAATGGAAACAACAAGGACGTTCAATTGTAGCGTTGACGGCCTGGGATTATGCGATCGCCCAACTCCTCGATGCAGCTGGGGTAGACTTAATCCTGGTAGGCGACTCTATGGCTGTAGTTCTGGGTTATGAGACAACCTTGCCAATTACTTTAGAGGAGATGCTCTACCATGCTAAAGCCGTGCGCCGTGGTGTAAAACGAGCTTTAGTTGTCGTAGATTTACCATTTTTGACCTATCAAGAAAGCATTCAACAAGCAATGCACTCGGCTGGCTTGGTGCTAAAAGAAACAGGCGCTCAAGCTGTCAAATTGGAAGGTGGCTACCCAGCAATGGTAGAAACGATTGCGCGTTTAGTACAAGCCGGAATTCCTGTGATGGGACACGTGGGTTTGACGCCACAATCAGTCCATCAACTCGGTTTGCGACAACAAGGGAAAACCCAGGAAACCGCAGAGAGAATTTTAAACGAAGCGATCGCTCTCGAACAAGCGGGCGTATTTGCGATCGTCTTAGAGCATATCCCTACCGATCTAGCACTACGTATTACAGAAAAACTCCGTATTCCTACTATTGGCATAGGCGCAGGAATCCATTGTAATGGACAAGTGTTAGTCACCTCCGATGTTCTTGGACTTTCGGAAAGGCAACCACCCTTTGCTAAAGTTTATACTAATCTTCGGGAGAATATTACTCAAGCTGTACAGAATTATGCATCAGAAGTCAGAGAGCGAAAATTTCCTTAA
- a CDS encoding signal transduction protein, with product MRNRSVIASIANELLNQIKALTNYDLWYYYDPFRNREETKLVWEIRTQAVAAVATTWQESLDTKTFLKDRATQDDDNNVRRAAIQQLAQNFQDDPDTKTILKDRATQDDDNNVRGAAIEQLAQNFRDDPDTKTILKDRATQDDDNNVRRAAIEQLAQNFRDDPDTKTILKDRATQDDDNNVRGAAIEQLAQNFRDDPDTKTILKDRATQDDDNDVRRAAIQQLAQNFKDDPDTKTILKDRATQDDHYDVRRAAIEQLAQNFKDDPDTKTFLKDGVTQDDGYGVRRTAIQELAKNFPDDPDTKTILKDRATQDDDNDVRYAAIQELAKNFPDDPDTKTILKDRATQDDRYDVRRAAIEELAKHFKYQPELFEIYYHCAVHDLFQDSYHPLYDPVLNPNLRYIALDIIIKQFPQHPQTLPLLRDKAENDPDKKVREFAQKKLKLWEGKR from the coding sequence TTATGACCCATTCAGGAATAGAGAAGAAACTAAGCTAGTTTGGGAAATTCGCACTCAAGCAGTTGCAGCAGTCGCAACCACATGGCAAGAATCTCTAGACACCAAAACCTTCCTCAAAGACCGCGCTACCCAGGATGATGATAACAATGTGCGACGTGCAGCCATCCAACAATTAGCCCAGAACTTCCAAGATGACCCCGACACCAAAACCATCCTCAAAGACCGCGCTACCCAGGATGATGATAACAATGTGCGAGGTGCAGCCATCGAACAATTAGCTCAGAACTTCCGAGATGACCCTGACACCAAAACCATCCTCAAAGACCGCGCTACCCAGGATGATGATAACAATGTGCGACGTGCAGCCATCGAACAATTAGCCCAGAACTTCCGAGATGACCCCGACACCAAAACCATCCTCAAAGACCGCGCTACCCAGGATGATGATAACAATGTGCGAGGTGCAGCCATCGAACAATTAGCCCAGAACTTCCGAGATGACCCTGACACCAAAACCATCCTCAAAGACCGCGCTACCCAGGATGATGACAACGATGTGCGACGTGCAGCCATCCAACAATTAGCTCAGAACTTCAAAGATGACCCCGACACCAAAACCATCCTCAAAGACCGCGCTACCCAGGATGATCATTACGATGTGCGACGTGCAGCCATCGAACAATTAGCTCAGAACTTCAAAGATGACCCCGACACCAAAACCTTCCTCAAAGACGGAGTAACCCAGGATGATGGTTACGGTGTGCGACGTACAGCCATCCAAGAATTAGCGAAGAACTTCCCAGATGACCCCGACACCAAAACCATCCTCAAAGACCGCGCTACCCAGGATGATGATAACGATGTGCGATATGCAGCCATCCAAGAATTAGCGAAGAACTTCCCAGATGACCCCGACACCAAAACCATCCTCAAAGACCGCGCTACCCAGGATGATCGTTACGATGTGCGACGTGCAGCCATCGAAGAATTAGCTAAACACTTTAAATATCAACCTGAGTTGTTTGAAATTTACTACCACTGTGCTGTTCATGACCTCTTTCAAGATAGCTATCATCCCCTCTATGATCCCGTGTTGAACCCCAATCTTCGGTACATTGCGCTTGACATAATTATCAAGCAATTTCCTCAGCATCCCCAAACTTTACCACTGCTGCGTGACAAAGCAGAAAATGACCCAGATAAGAAAGTGCGGGAGTTTGCTCAGAAGAAGTTGAAGCTGTGGGAAGGGAAAAGGTAA